A genome region from Salvia splendens isolate huo1 chromosome 19, SspV2, whole genome shotgun sequence includes the following:
- the LOC121779482 gene encoding aldehyde oxidase GLOX1-like, whose translation MVVVAAGGGKWDLLRSNIGVSAMHMQLLNNDRVVIFDLTDFGASNISLPNNRCRDNPKDLALQHDCTAHSVEYNVASNSIRPLFVYSNTWCSSGAAMLDGSLMQTGGFNDGYNTVRVFKPCNDNSCDWQEFSNVLTHRRWYASNHILPDGRQIIFGGRDRFSYEFYPKTSGADLAVELSFLKDTRDPTIENNLYPFVFLNVDGNMFVFTNNRAIMFDYVRRVVVRTYPTIPGGDPRNYPSSGSAVLLPLRISSGAVVAEVLVCGGAPKGSFTSANNGNFVTALNTCGRIRINDPNPQWLMETMPLARVMGDMVLLPNGNVLIINGAAAGTAGWGIARNPVLTPLVYRPNNQAGSRFEAQNATSIPRMYHSNAILLRDGRVLVSGSNPNAYYTFTGVLYPTDLTMQAYSPEYLDPQFAPLRSNIVSPASHSQLGYGQLLTINFTLPQPTINATTLTISIVAPPFTTHSFSMNQRLLLLTTSNVTSLGGSNYQLRVSTPNSKILAPPGYYLLFLVYQQVPSPGIWVQFK comes from the coding sequence ATGGTTGTTGTTGCTGCTGGTGGGGGAAAGTGGGACCTTTTACGGTCGAACATCGGGGTGTCTGCGATGCACATGCAACTCCTTAACAACGATCGTGTGGTGATCTTCGACCTGACTGATTTCGGAGCCTCAAACATTTCCCTGCCAAACAACCGGTGTCGCGACAACCCAAAGGATTTGGCACTCCAACACGATTGCACAGCGCATTCTGTTGAGTACAACGTGGCTTCCAACTCAATCCGGCCGTTGTTCGTGTACAGCAACACGTGGTGCTCTTCTGGAGCCGCCATGCTTGATGGTTCTCTAATGCAGACGGGAGGATTCAACGATGGTTATAATACCGTTCGAGTGTTCAAACCGTGCAATGATAATTCTTGTGATTGGCAGGAATTTAGCAATGTCCTCACTCATAGAAGATGGTATGCCTCCAATCATATTTTACCTGATGGAAGGCAGATCATTTTTGGTGGACGCGACCGCTTCTCGTACGAGTTTTACCCGAAAACATCTGGAGCTGATCTAGCTGTTGAGTTGTCTTTCCTCAAGGACACCCGAGATCCGACCATTGAAAACAATCTCTACCCCTTTGTTTTCTTGAACGTGGATGGGAATATGTTTGTCTTCACCAACAATCGAGCTATCATGTTCGACTATGTAAGGAGAGTGGTGGTCAGAACTTACCCTACCATCCCGGGTGGAGATCCCAGGAACTATCCTAGTTCGGGTTCTGCAGTTCTGCTTCCGTTGCGGATATCCTCAGGAGCAGTAGTAGCGGAAGTATTGGTGTGCGGGGGAGCACCAAAAGGATCCTTTACAAGTGCAAATAACGGCAACTTTGTAACGGCCCTTAATACATGTGGGAGGATCCGAATAAACGATCCAAATCCACAGTGGCTCATGGAGACAATGCCTCTCGCCAGAGTCATGGGTGACATGGTGCTTCTCCCCAATGGAAATGTCTTGATTATTAACGGGGCCGCTGCTGGTACAGCTGGCTGGGGTATAGCGCGTAATCCTGTGCTTACACCCCTCGTTTATCGTCCCAATAATCAGGCCGGCTCCAGGTTTGAGGCACAGAACGCCACTTCTATACCTCGGATGTACCACTCCAATGCAATATTGCTTCGCGATGGACGTGTTCTTGTTAGTGGAAGCAATCCAAATGCTTATTACACATTTACAGGGGTGCTCTATCCCACAGACCTCACAATGCAAGCTTATTCCCCAGAATACTTAGATCCACAGTTTGCACCTCTTCGTTCCAACATCGTTTCACCGGCTTCGCATTCTCAGCTTGGCTATGGACAACTACTCACCATTAATTTCACCCTTCCTCAACCCACAATCAATGCTACTACTCTTACTATCTCAATCGTCGCACCTCCCTTCACCACACACTCATTTTCCATGAATCAAAGACTTCTCCTTCTTACCACTTCTAATGTCACATCTTTGGGAGGATCCAATTATCAACTTCGTGTCTCCACTCCCAATTCTAAAATTCTTGCTCCTCCAGGATATTATCTTCTCTTTCTTGTGTATCAACAAGTTCCAAGTCCTGGCATTTGGGTCCAATTCAAGTAG